From the genome of Treponema peruense:
AAGTTTGACAAGAAAAACAAAACAAGTTCAATTAAAGAAAGATTTATATTTTTTATCACACTAAACATGGTGGGTTCTTTCCTTTTGCTGAACGGATTTTTCTCTGTTCCGGGAATTGCACATCAGAAGACTATAAATAACTTATTGTATGTTCTGGGCTTTATTCAATTCCACTCGCTTGTGGCTATTGCAATTACTACAATAACAAACACGCATGACATTACGCGAAACCTTAATGCATTAAACGATGTAATCCGCGCGCTTGCACACAAAGACTACACAAAAGAAAATATTCCTGTTATTACAAGAAATGAATTCGGTCTTCTTACAAACAACCTGAACCATGCCTTTAATGAAGTAAAAGATATTCTTTCTGACGTAAGCAAAAATGTTTCTTCTACACTCAAGATTTCAAATCAGCTTGAAGACAACATCAACGAATCTAAAAATGAACTTTCTGAAGCAGGCTCAATTTCTGATTCCATCAAAAATGACATGACAAACCAGATTGCAAGTGTCGAAGAATCAAATGCAACCGCCAACCAGATTATTGAACATATACGCAAGCTTAACGGTGAGATTGAAACCCAGACTTCGGCTATTTCACAGTCATCGGCGGCTATTGAAGAGATGGTTGCAAATGTTGAAGGCGTTACAAATATTCTTCACAAAAACAATGAGTCTGTTAACGCCCTCGAAACTGCCACTGACAGCGGAATGAAAAAAGTTCAGGTTGCTTCAGACATGGCAAAGGATGTTCTGTCAAAGTCTTCACTTCTTCTTGATGCAAGTAAAATTATTCAGGATATTGCAAGCCAGACAAGCCTTCTTTCTATGAATGCAACTATTGAAGCTGCTCATGCTGGAGATGCCGGAAAAGGTTTTGCGGTTGTTGCTGAAGAAATACGTAAACTTGCGGATCTTACTACAAACCAGTCAAAATCTATTGAAAAAGATTTGAAATCACTGTCGCAGCTTATTACGCAGGTTGCAGAAAATTCAGAAACTGTCCAGAAACAGTTTGCCGTTATTAATGAACTTGTGCAGAAAGTAAAGCATCAGGAAGATGCTATTTCAAATGCTATGTCTGAACAGACTGAAGGTAACAAGCAGATTCTTCAGGGAATTGGTCTTATTACTGATTCTACGAATTCTGTAAGCAACGGATCGGCAGAAATGCTTCAGGGCGGGGAACAGATTGCAGTTGAAATGCAGCATTTGAGTCAGGAAACAAATGAAATAAACAAAAAGATTGACGATATTCAGGCCAAGCTCAATGATGTCAATACAAAGATGTCGACTACAAAGACAAATGTTTCAAGAAACTCTGCCGGCGTTAACGAACTCAACAATCACATGAGCGAATTTAAGTTCTGAAAAAAACGTAGCACGCGTGGGAGGACGCAGTTTAGTCAGATAAGGGCCAGCGAGTGTTAAAATGCTCCCAGTCGCCCGTTGAAGTCCAAAACCGGGCCATATGGCCCTTGACGTGATTTTTGCAAGGAAACTATCGTTTGTCGCTTCGCGACAGCAAAAAATCAAGTCATTTCGGCCTTCCCCGTGCTCCTTCGCGCATTTTAACTTTCGTTAAGATTTATCTTTGTAGAAGTTGCGTCTTCCCGCTCGGGCTTGTTATTTAAATAAATTCCTGCGCTTTAATTAACTGCGCTTTTTACTTTGCTGTCAGTTTTTTTACAAGAGTGTTTATTTCGCTTTCGGTAAGCCAGCCGCCTTTTACGAAATAAGAGGCTGTCTTTTTTTGCAGCGTGGAACACCGTGAAACATCTTCTCCCAGCAGACGCGACAGTGAATACGCAAGAAGCCGCGCACTACGGAATTCCTGTATTCCCATAAAACGTGTGCGCTCATAGTCTGCCGCAATTTCTTTCCATGAAGCGCCGCACAAAGCCGCAAGAACTGCACTCATTGTTCCGGTTCGGTCAGAGCCAAGTCTGCAGTGAATGTAGTATGCGCCCGGATGGCTGTTTATGAAACGCACGATTTTCTGTACCGTAAGCGCATATTCTTCACCTGTCGAATCAAAGTAAACGGTTTCGTAAGAAGTATCTACAAAAAGCTGGTTTCCGCCGTCCTGGATTTTTTTCATGTACGGATAAATTTTTTCTTCAAGTTCTGCACTGAGGTTTTCTTCACCGCACAGAGTTATGACAGACTTAACACTGTTTTTCTGAAGCTTTTCGTTTACTATGCGGATTCTGGTTTCTTCTGTGTCCAAAAGCGGCCGTGATTTTTTATAGGGATGGTAGCCGCGCCAAAGACATGACGTACCCGGGACTTTGCGCACGTTGCTTATTTCTGCAAGTTCCTGCTCTGAAGAAAGATTGAATTCAGCCAGTGATTTTATATTGACTGCAAATGCTTCATCATTGATAACCGCTTCTGCATCAAAAGGTCCTTCGGGAATAATGTTGTTTGAAAGAAACTTTATTCCGCGGTTTTCATCAGGTGCATTCAGATAAATGTCTGCAATCATTTCTTTGTTTTCGGCTGTTGCAATAAACTTGAATTCAGGAAAACCGGAATTCCCCGGGATACTAACTTCGCATTCTTTTTTTACAAGAGTCCACTTGCTGCCCGAAGCGTCTTTTTTTTCAAGCTTAAAATCGTCTGTCTTTTGCCAGGCAGTAAAGGTTCCGAAGACATACACATCACGAAGTTTAAAGTTTTCGAGTTCTTTGTAGTCAGCAGGGCAAAAAACAAATTCAACTTCTCCGTTTTGTAAAATTGAACACGTTTCTATCATAGTTTCAATTTATCTAAACCACCGTAATCTGTCAATGTACACTTTGTTAGTGTATTTTGTTAATATACAAAAGCTGCAATTACAGAAACTGCAATAAACAGAATACCCGCTGCAAGTAAAGCAGCAAATGAAAACGAAGTGCCGCTAGTTTTGCGCACTGCTTTTTTTCGCGAACAGTAGTCAAAATATGTTTCTTTTTCTGAAACCGCAATATTTTTTGGTCTGCACAGTCTGCCGGCAAGTTTTGAAAAACCATAGCTTAACGCAAGAAAAGCCCCGGCGCCGGAAGCAACACCAAGCGCGCCCAGACAAAATAAAATTATTCCCGAAACAAAAGTTCCGTCACTAAAAAGACGTGCAGCCCCAAAAGAAGCATTGTGCGCGCGTTCATATAAAGCGACACCAAGCGCAAGTAAGGTGGCGGCGGGAATACAAAGGATGAATGTTTTTGTAAAAGAAGAAAATGTTTTTTTCAAAGTACACCGCCGCCAGTGTCTGTTTGCGCACTGCATTCTGCGTCAAAAACAATACGCTGCCGGCTTCTTTCGTAAACAGGATCGGGTAAGGGAACTGCACTTATGAGAGAGCGCGTATAAGGATGCTGCGGGTTTGCAAAAAGTGCATCAGAGCCTGCTGTTTCAAGAATTTTTCCGCGGTACATAACGGCAATTCTGTCACAAAAATATTTTACTACAGAAAGATCGTGCGCAATAAAAAGAACTGAAAGTCCAAGGTCATGGCGCAAATCATTGAGCAAATTGATTATTTGTGCCTTTACAGAAACATCAAGCGCACTTACAGGCTCGTCGGCAATAATGAGCTGCGGTTCCATAACAAGGGCACGCGCAATGCCTATTCTCTGCCTCTGACCGCCCGAAAACTCATGCGGGTAGCGTTCGGCATATTCAGGCAAAAGCCCCACGCGGTCAAGAACACGGCTCACCTTTTTACCAACGGCATGTCTGTCACGTTCACCGCGCACCAGAAGTCCTTCTGCTATAATTTCGCCAACCGTCATTCTTGGGTCAAGAGAAGTCGCCGGGTCCTGAAAAATCATCTGAATACGCGGTTCAAATTTTGTACTGTTTGCAACACTGCGTGCCTGCCGAATTTTTTCTTTTTCACGGGCAATTATTTCTTTCATGTCAGGATTTTTCTGAAAGCGTGCTTCGCGAATTTTCTGCTCATATTCCCAGGTGCCGGCATTAATGCGGTGGCCGTCAAAATAAATATTTCCGCCGGTAATTTTGTACAGGTGTATAATCGAGCGCCCGGTCGTTGTCTTGCCGCAACCGCTTTCTCCTACAAGACCAAAAACTTCACCGCGTGCTATGTCAAAACTAACGTCATCTACAGCGCAAAAAATTTTACTTCTGCTACCCGCGTTAAAATACTGGCGCAAATGTTCCACACGCAAAAGCGGCAGTGACCGCGTCGACTGTTGTGCCTGCGGCGACTGTTGTGACTGCGGTGGCGAAGAAGGCAGTGGCTGTGAAACAAATTGTGAAACATCATCGGAATTATTCTGCATGACGTGCCTCCTTCATGCGCGCGATTCTGTCACTGATAATCTGCGGCATTTGTACTTTGGGCGCGTCTGGATGCAAAAGCCAGGTTGCCGCTCCGTGCGTATCAGAAATCTTAAACATCGGCGGCTCGCGTTCAAAATCTATTTTAAGTGCATAAGCATTGCGCGCGGCAAAAGCGTCACCGGCCGGGGGATTGCGCATGTCAGGCGGAGTTCCCGGAATAGAAAGCAGCCGTCCCTTTGACTCAAGGTCGGGAACAGAAGAAAGCAACGCCCATGTATAAGGATGCGCCGGGTGGTAAAAAATATCTTCTGCCGTTCCGTATTCCACAATTTTACCTGCGTACATTACGGCAATTCGGTCTGCAACATTTGCCACAACACCAAGATCGTGTGTAATAAAAATTACGCTCATATTCCGCTCGCGCTTGAGTTTTTTTATAAGTTCAAGAATCTGAGCCTGAATTGTTACGTCAAGTGCAGTTGTAGGTTCATCGCATACAAGCACTTCGGGGTTTGCGGCAACGGCAATGGCAATTACAATACGCTGCCTCATTCCGCCCGAAAATTCAAACGGATACTGGTTGAATCTTTTTTCGGCTTCAGGAATTCCCACTTCTTTCATTATGGAAATTGCGCGAAAATAAGCCTTCTTTGCTGTAATTTTGTACACAGACTGAACCGCGTCCCCCAACAGACAGCGCTGCCCTTCCTCACCAAGAATTTTCTTAATGCCCGCAGGAATTTTTTCGCGTACAAAAAAATCAGGCAGCGCATCTATATTGCTAAGGTTAAATTCTTTTTCAGGACTGGCGCAAAACAGGCGCGAAAACTGTCTGCATCCGGCGCGGATTTGTTTTTTAAACAAAGCAAACTCTTTTAAAAGTTCCACAGAGTTTTCCAAAGTCTTGCATTGTTTTTTAACCGCAGCCAAACCCGCACGCACTCTTTTCAAAGCACCGCGCCTGTTGGCTCTTCCGTTAAGAATTGCGGCTTCTGTAAGCTGCGGCCCTACTTTAACAATAGGATCAAGTGACGACATCGGGTCCTGGAACACCATCGTAATGCGTTTACCGCGGATTTTGCACAATTCACTTTCGCTAAGCGACAGAAGGTCTTTGCCGTCAAACAGAATTTTTCCACTTTCGACAAATGCATTTGCGCTCAGAATGCCCAGAACAGATTTTGCAGTAACCGATTTGCCCGAACCGCTCTCACCAACAATCGCCAGAGTTTCGCCCTTGTTAAGAGTAAGATTAATATTGCGTACTGCTTTGACTGTATCCTGTCCTGTTTTGAACGAAACCGCAAGATTCTGTATTTCAAGTTCACTCACCGGCGGCACCTCTCAAAGAAGGATTAAACGCATCGCGAAGACCGTTTCCGAATTCATTGAAACAAATAAGAAGAACAGAAATAAACGCTGCCGGAAAAAACACACAGTGCGGGTGCTGCGAAAGTGCCGACTGCGCAGAGTTCAGCATAGTGCCAACACTTGTCATTGTATCGGACTGCAGGTTAACAATACCAAGATAAGTAAGATTCGCCTCGCTGAAAATAACCGCCGGAATACTCAAAACACTTGCCGTAATAATAAAGCCAATTGAGTTGGGAAGAATATGCCTGAAAATAAGCCGCGCATCTCCTGCACCAAGCGTACGGCTCGCAAGAACATAATCCTGCCCCTTAAAGCGGTAAAACTGCGCGCGAACCGTAGACGATGTTCCAATCCAGCCAAAGAAAATAAACGCGACAAACATAGAAACAATCGGGCCCAGACTCTTTGCAAAATAAAGCTGAAAAAGTGTCATTAAAATAACGCTCGGAATTTCGTAAAGAATATCCTTGATGCGTTCCATAATAATATCGAATGCACCGCCGTAATATCCTTCAAGCGCACCGACAACTGTTCCCAAAAAAAGATTTATTGCCGCAACCACAACGCTCAACAGAAGTGAAAGCCGCGCACCGTAAGCAAGACGCGTAAAAATATCATAGCCTGAATTGTCTGCTCCAAAAAGAAATGATGCATTCCGCCCGTGTTTGTACAGATACCATGCTGAATAAAGCACGCGCACTTCCTTCTGGGAATCATTCATGCGCGAAACAGAATAGGCATATCCATCAGAAGAATCAGACAAAGCGGAAAAATCCCCGTCCTTAAGAAAAATATTCTGCAGTTCCCCGGCCGCGGTCTTTGTTGCATAACCGCGGGCATCCGTCAGAAACCACGCATTCTGGTCGTTTTTATAAACTGCATTTTTTACTTTTGATTCATCAATCAACGGAAAGAAAAGCTGAATGCCCGATTTTTTTTCCCATTCGCGCGCGGCATTGAATTCCTGAGCGGTAAGAAACATTCTTACCCAGCCTGTTTTTGCATAAGTGTCGACTTTAATTTTGTACCAGGTACGTTTGCGCCCGGCCGCAGTATGTTCAGACTCACCCAGATACTTAACAACCGCACCCGGAATTGCCTTAAGATAGTCCAGCGTAATTGCGTTTACTTCAATTGTTTCACAACCGTCCCAGAAACCAAGCGGCGCAAACAAAGCGCACTTCGGCGAAGCATAAGCGTAATAACCGTCTCGGTCAGAGATTTTATAGCCCGAAAACAGCGGTGCAAAAACGGCGTAAAGAACAAGCAGAATAATTATAAAAAAACAGACAACAGAACCGCGGTTAGTAACAAACCTGAGCATTGCATCGGCAAAATAACCCCGCGGCTTTTTTGAAAACACATTTTCTGCAGAAGAAAAATTTTCTGTATGAGCAAATTCAAATTTTTCCGCAGGAATTTTTTCAAAATTATTTTCATTCAAAATATCAGTTGCAAAAGAATTATCAGCGTTCATTGGACTTGTCACCTCCCATGCGGATTCTCGGATCAATAAAACCGTAACTCAAGTCAAAAACAATGCCGGCCGCAAGACCAATCGTAATATAAAACATAGAGCACGCCATAAAAACGCTGTAATCTTTTTGCGTAATTGAAAGAAGATAGGTACGGCCAATTCCCGGAACAGCAAAGATCTGTTCAATAATCATAGAGCCAGAAATAATAGAAATAAAGTCGGCAAGAAAAGTAGGCACCAGCGGAACAAGCGAATTCCTAAACGCATGTCTTACCGTAGCCTGTGCGCGCGAAAGACCTTTTGTTCTTGCAAGAAGCATATAGTCGCTTGTAAGTGTTTCGGTAAGTTCCGCACGAATAAGACGCATGTCACCGGCAATGGGCCCGAACGAAAGTGCCAGCACCGGAAGAATTGCACTGTGCAGCATAGACCACGAAAAATAATCTGTACCTGCGTCCATAACAAGAGGACAAAGATTCAGCTTAAAGCCAATAAAATACTGCAGCAGAAAAGCATACACAAAAGCCGGAACAGAAATAAACAGCATAATAAAAACCTGAATCACATGATCCTGCCATTTATTTTTGCATACAGCCGCAACAATTCCAAAACAGATTCCAAGCGGAAGTGAAATTATAAGTGAAAGAACATTTATATAAATTGTAGCAGGAAGACGGCTCACAATGTACTGCGTAACGGGTTCTAGAAAAGTTCCCATCGTAGTACAAAAACCCCAGTCCCACTTAGTAAACACGTTCCGCAAAAAATACGCATACTGAACGACAAGCGGCTCATTGTATCCCCACGCCTCGCGCATTTCACGAAGAGCCTTGTCAAACCCGCCCTGAACAGCTTCTACCTGGTTGGGCAAAAGCCTGATTAAAACGAACAGCATCGTCATAATCACAAAGAGAGTAAGAAACATGAGCGCAATTCTTTTAAGAACGTATTTAATCATAACCAACTAGTACTTAAGCTGACGGTTGTTTTCGTCACAGTATTTGTCCCATTCGGCATCATCCATAGAAAAAGACATAAACCTCATTCCGCCGTAACCGACAAGCGAGTTGACAAAAGTTTCGCTTCCCATAACAGTACGCTGCGAAATAAGTTCGGTGCTGTTAAGATAGCGGATTGGAATCATGTTGTAATATGACAGAAGACCTTTTTCCATCTGCGAAAGAATTGTATTGCGCACACTGCTTTCTGCCGAAGAATATTCACCTTCACACAAAGCGCGGTACCAGTCATAAAAACTTTTCTGAATTTTTAATCCGCCAGTTTCAGCAAATTCCGAAAGATCAATTTCAAGCATTTCTGATTCAGGATCAAAGCCATATTCGTTAAGCGCACCGGGATCGCAGTAGCACCACATAATTCCATAGGGATCATAAGCGGCACCACCCCAGCCCGTCATTGCACAGTCTACACGTCCACGCCTCATGTTTTCATAATAATTTTCGTCGGTAACCTGCTTTACAACAATCCGTCCTTCAAGCGGAGTATTGAGTGCAACAGCCTTAAGCGCATCTTCAAGAAAAGCCACGCTTCTCATGTTGGCAGTATTTGTGTCGTAAGTATGGTAGTCAATCTGGACAACATCGCCTTCGCTAATATCACCGGCAGCCAGTGCAGCTTTATAAGCCTTTGTAATATAAAAAGATGCAGCTTCAGGATTATAACCGGTAATATTTTCAACTTTGTCAGAAAGATACAAATCGCACAAAACTTTCTGTGCCTGAGGTGTATTGCGGTAAAGTTCACCAGATTCGGGGTCGGCAACATACATATAGTTAATCAAACCAAAGCCAACATCAGACGCGGGTGTAATTGTGTCAACATATTTCTGGCGGTCAAGTGCAAGCGATATTCCGTGCCTGAAATCAGTGTAGCTCAAAATAGATTTGTTGATTCCCTTTGACTCATGTTTTTTAAGAGCCTCTTTGTCAATATTAAAACTGTACTTCCATGTATAGGATTCGGGAGTCGTAAGTCGGTATTCGCTGTTGCCGTAAACTTTCAAATCGTTTACATCAAGCGCAACGTCATCAAGTTCGCCCCTTAAAAAAAGAGAAAGAGCCGTGGAATGTTCAGAAATATATGAAAGCTGAATATTTGTAACCGCATACTGTCCCTCATGTTTGTTGTCAGTCCAGCCGTACCATTTTTCATTGCGTTCAAATTTCATTTCCTTGTCAGGCTGAAATTCCGAAATTCTGTACGGACCGCATGAAGAATATTTTTCGGGTGAAGTGCCATAAGAACTTTTTACAATCTGTCCTTTTTTGGATTTATTCTCTTCATATAACTTAGGATGAACCGGAATAATTGAAGTTGAATTATACTGAACAAAAAAAGGGGAAAGCGAGTTTTTCAAAATAAGAGTAAACGAAAATTCATCATTTTTGATAAAACCAACGTCGCTCCATTCAACACCTTCTTTGCCGGAATAATAATCGTATGCATTTGCAATCGCAAAATTATCCTGACAAAAACTGGACGAACGCAGATTTTTCATATCCGGATTCAAAAACTGTTTGAAAGTATATTCGTATGTGTCGGCGTTAATTTTTGTTCCGTCTTCCCACACGGCATTTTGAATAAGATTGTATTTCCACGCATAGCCGCTTTCTGCCCCTGCCGGAATTCCGTACTTTTCGTTGCCTGCATATTCTTTTGTAACATCAGCAGGAAGTTCGGCTGCCATTTCGCAGAAAACTTCGTAACCATCCTTTGTTTCGTTCATTACAAAATCGTACAGACCCGAAGCCGTAAAATCCAGAACAGTACCTTCGTTTCCCATACTCCAGTCAGTCGGATTCCATGTTGAAGGGGAAGAACTGATTGTTCTGTACGTGTATACACCTTTTTGTTCTTCCTGCGTTGGAATGGAAGCAGTCACGTTTTCTTCTTTTACATCCGCCACAACTGGAGCCGGTTTTTCACTTTTGGAACACGAAACAAAAAGCGCAGTTACCGCCAGCGCGCAGGCAAATATTTTTTTCATTTTTCTTCCTTTTAAATAATCTTATTTTTCACTTTTGTTTTTGGTTTTTTCAGCCGCACCAGCGCGCGTCTTTTTAGCAGCAGGCTTTTTTTCGCTAACCGCCGTAACTTTTGCCGAACCAACGCTCGCGCGCGTCTTTCTTACCGCAGTTTTCGTTTCGCTAACCGACGTGGCCTTTGAAGAATCGCCACTCGCGCGCGTCTTTTTTACCGCAGTTTTTGTCTCGCTAACCGACGCGGCTTTTGAAGAACCGCCGCTCGCGCGCGTCTTTCTGACCGCAGTTTTCGTTTCGCTAACCGTAGTGGCCTTTGCCGAACCAACGCTCGCGCGCGTCTTCCTTACCGCAGTTTTTGTCTCGCTAACCGCAGTGGCCTTTGCCGAACCGCCACTCGCGCGCGTCTTCTTTACCGCAGTTTTCGTCTCGCTAACCGTCGTGGCTTTTGCCGAACCGCCGTTCGCGCGCGTCTTTCTTACCGCAGTTTTTGTTTCGCTAACCGACGCGGCTTTTTTTACCGGCGCTTCTGTTTTGCTTACAAGCGCGCCCGTTTGTGCAGGTAACGCATCTTCTTCTACACGAATTTCTTCTGTAACCTCAGCCGCGCGTTTTTCATGCGCAACATCCGCCGACCCCGAAAACTTTACTCCTACAAGAGTCTTGTCCTGACTGTCACGGATTTTTGCTTCTATCAGAGTTTTGTCGGCGGAATTCTTTTCTACAGCAGCCTTGTGCCCAAAACCAACCGCGGCCGGCGCGCTCTTCTCTTGAGGCAAAAGATTTTTTCTTTCGTTAATGTACCTTGTTCTGCATTCAATAACTGCAATCGCAATAACCGCAAAACTCATGTAGAAAAACGGGCTGGACATGTCAAAACCGGCAAAATAATTATAAACGCCGTGAAGAATTACCGCAAAAATGTAGGAAAATGCACGCGGACTTTTGTGCCTGCATGAAAAAACAAACAGACCGCTCAGAGCCGCACAGCTTCCGTGAACAATAACCGAAGTAACCATCCGAAGCGGTGCAGTTCCTGTTCCAGCAAGTGAATACACAATCGTCTCAAAACATCCAAGCGTAAATCCACTCAAAACCGCGCATGAAAAAAATTCAGCCAGTCGCATCTTTTTCCACGGCAGCAGGAACAAAAGAAGCATTTTTATTGTTTCTTCAATAAGTCCGTTGATTATAAGATCGTGCAAAAGAACAGAAGGCAGCGTCTTTCCCGAAAGAATTCCGCCTCCGCCAAAAAGGTCAATCACAAACTGAATAGCCGTAATCGGAACAACACTCAAAAGTCCCAGAAGACATGCCAGAATTCCGTGCCAAGTCCTGAATCCGCTTACAAAAAGCTTCATGCAGACAAAAATTGCGGCAAGCGGAATGCAGCAAATCAAAACCGGAGCAACCAGGCCCATAACATCAATTTGTGTAGAAAATATATTCATATATAGAGAATAAACTAAAGGTAAATGTTTGTAAAGTTTCGTAGCGCCCAGGCCGAAATTCAAAGAGATGAGACACATTTTATTCATTTTAGCGACTATAAGTCTTACATTTTCCTCGTGTAGCCTGATTGATTTTTCCAGCACAGAAAAAACAATTACCGCGCCTGTAACGGACATCAGCGACACAAACATAACAATCGCTCCTGTAATTCTCACTTACGCCGACTACATGAACATATTCCGCTACGAAATGGACAGCGACGGTGAAGATGCAAAGCAGGTAAAGGACTCACTTGTAAACATAGGCCAGATTATAAAATCAGGCAGTTACCCTGTAGACGGTTCGGTTATTTTCACAGACTATTACGCTTCAAGTGACAAATATTACAGATATTACGTAAGATACAAAACTTCTTCGGGCTACGAAAATTCACAGCCAACAGACACAGTACGACCCTCAAAGGCAAATTCAGAAAAAGAAATTGCAGTCAACGAAGAAAAACTTTATCCGGTCAATGCAAAAGAAAGCCGTATTCCGATAGTCTATGATGAAAAAATCCAGGCTCTGGTCATTGCACCCGGAATTCTTACTCTTCCGCAGACACATGAAAGCACAGAAGAAAACCTGCAATATTTTTCACTTTCTGTAGCCCTCTCAAACGGAAGCAAAACGCAGCTTTTTGAATTTACAAAAGGTACAGAAGATGACACTTATACAATTCTTCTGCATACATCACTTCCCGATGTCTTTAAGGGATGCGCACTTAAAGCAAC
Proteins encoded in this window:
- a CDS encoding methyl-accepting chemotaxis protein; translated protein: MSSSDQIVQEKPVLSFSKSSIFLICISVVPFVFAPLVMIPAKILTAQEVLLSLTYPTCLIAHLLALAVPVLFDKYLKRKLMTFDGSQETIDYCNHMLTMSRKIIFLYNIVLSVMIPLSIAGSINSRHLQFESFGNTKAYVPLTLIYLGFIALYSIAFYTLYNSQLEKEVTWLKFDKKNKTSSIKERFIFFITLNMVGSFLLLNGFFSVPGIAHQKTINNLLYVLGFIQFHSLVAIAITTITNTHDITRNLNALNDVIRALAHKDYTKENIPVITRNEFGLLTNNLNHAFNEVKDILSDVSKNVSSTLKISNQLEDNINESKNELSEAGSISDSIKNDMTNQIASVEESNATANQIIEHIRKLNGEIETQTSAISQSSAAIEEMVANVEGVTNILHKNNESVNALETATDSGMKKVQVASDMAKDVLSKSSLLLDASKIIQDIASQTSLLSMNATIEAAHAGDAGKGFAVVAEEIRKLADLTTNQSKSIEKDLKSLSQLITQVAENSETVQKQFAVINELVQKVKHQEDAISNAMSEQTEGNKQILQGIGLITDSTNSVSNGSAEMLQGGEQIAVEMQHLSQETNEINKKIDDIQAKLNDVNTKMSTTKTNVSRNSAGVNELNNHMSEFKF
- a CDS encoding tyrosine-protein phosphatase, which encodes MIETCSILQNGEVEFVFCPADYKELENFKLRDVYVFGTFTAWQKTDDFKLEKKDASGSKWTLVKKECEVSIPGNSGFPEFKFIATAENKEMIADIYLNAPDENRGIKFLSNNIIPEGPFDAEAVINDEAFAVNIKSLAEFNLSSEQELAEISNVRKVPGTSCLWRGYHPYKKSRPLLDTEETRIRIVNEKLQKNSVKSVITLCGEENLSAELEEKIYPYMKKIQDGGNQLFVDTSYETVYFDSTGEEYALTVQKIVRFINSHPGAYYIHCRLGSDRTGTMSAVLAALCGASWKEIAADYERTRFMGIQEFRSARLLAYSLSRLLGEDVSRCSTLQKKTASYFVKGGWLTESEINTLVKKLTAK
- a CDS encoding DUF3899 domain-containing protein gives rise to the protein MKKTFSSFTKTFILCIPAATLLALGVALYERAHNASFGAARLFSDGTFVSGIILFCLGALGVASGAGAFLALSYGFSKLAGRLCRPKNIAVSEKETYFDYCSRKKAVRKTSGTSFSFAALLAAGILFIAVSVIAAFVY
- a CDS encoding ATP-binding cassette domain-containing protein, which produces MQNNSDDVSQFVSQPLPSSPPQSQQSPQAQQSTRSLPLLRVEHLRQYFNAGSRSKIFCAVDDVSFDIARGEVFGLVGESGCGKTTTGRSIIHLYKITGGNIYFDGHRINAGTWEYEQKIREARFQKNPDMKEIIAREKEKIRQARSVANSTKFEPRIQMIFQDPATSLDPRMTVGEIIAEGLLVRGERDRHAVGKKVSRVLDRVGLLPEYAERYPHEFSGGQRQRIGIARALVMEPQLIIADEPVSALDVSVKAQIINLLNDLRHDLGLSVLFIAHDLSVVKYFCDRIAVMYRGKILETAGSDALFANPQHPYTRSLISAVPLPDPVYERSRQRIVFDAECSAQTDTGGGVL
- a CDS encoding ABC transporter ATP-binding protein, which translates into the protein MSELEIQNLAVSFKTGQDTVKAVRNINLTLNKGETLAIVGESGSGKSVTAKSVLGILSANAFVESGKILFDGKDLLSLSESELCKIRGKRITMVFQDPMSSLDPIVKVGPQLTEAAILNGRANRRGALKRVRAGLAAVKKQCKTLENSVELLKEFALFKKQIRAGCRQFSRLFCASPEKEFNLSNIDALPDFFVREKIPAGIKKILGEEGQRCLLGDAVQSVYKITAKKAYFRAISIMKEVGIPEAEKRFNQYPFEFSGGMRQRIVIAIAVAANPEVLVCDEPTTALDVTIQAQILELIKKLKRERNMSVIFITHDLGVVANVADRIAVMYAGKIVEYGTAEDIFYHPAHPYTWALLSSVPDLESKGRLLSIPGTPPDMRNPPAGDAFAARNAYALKIDFEREPPMFKISDTHGAATWLLHPDAPKVQMPQIISDRIARMKEARHAE
- a CDS encoding ABC transporter permease; translated protein: MNADNSFATDILNENNFEKIPAEKFEFAHTENFSSAENVFSKKPRGYFADAMLRFVTNRGSVVCFFIIILLVLYAVFAPLFSGYKISDRDGYYAYASPKCALFAPLGFWDGCETIEVNAITLDYLKAIPGAVVKYLGESEHTAAGRKRTWYKIKVDTYAKTGWVRMFLTAQEFNAAREWEKKSGIQLFFPLIDESKVKNAVYKNDQNAWFLTDARGYATKTAAGELQNIFLKDGDFSALSDSSDGYAYSVSRMNDSQKEVRVLYSAWYLYKHGRNASFLFGADNSGYDIFTRLAYGARLSLLLSVVVAAINLFLGTVVGALEGYYGGAFDIIMERIKDILYEIPSVILMTLFQLYFAKSLGPIVSMFVAFIFFGWIGTSSTVRAQFYRFKGQDYVLASRTLGAGDARLIFRHILPNSIGFIITASVLSIPAVIFSEANLTYLGIVNLQSDTMTSVGTMLNSAQSALSQHPHCVFFPAAFISVLLICFNEFGNGLRDAFNPSLRGAAGE
- a CDS encoding ABC transporter permease — translated: MIKYVLKRIALMFLTLFVIMTMLFVLIRLLPNQVEAVQGGFDKALREMREAWGYNEPLVVQYAYFLRNVFTKWDWGFCTTMGTFLEPVTQYIVSRLPATIYINVLSLIISLPLGICFGIVAAVCKNKWQDHVIQVFIMLFISVPAFVYAFLLQYFIGFKLNLCPLVMDAGTDYFSWSMLHSAILPVLALSFGPIAGDMRLIRAELTETLTSDYMLLARTKGLSRAQATVRHAFRNSLVPLVPTFLADFISIISGSMIIEQIFAVPGIGRTYLLSITQKDYSVFMACSMFYITIGLAAGIVFDLSYGFIDPRIRMGGDKSNER